Proteins from one Thermoanaerobaculia bacterium genomic window:
- the dxr gene encoding 1-deoxy-D-xylulose-5-phosphate reductoisomerase: protein MTRSIALLGATGSIGRSTLDVVAAFPEDFRIVALAAGRRLEPLAEAVRRFRPEIVSVGSEEDIAPFRALVPEYRGEIAAGAAGLDACAAWGGADTVVAGLVGAVGLSSAHAALRAGKRLALANKETMVVAGEMMARAAAESGAEIVPVDSEHSAIHQALRAGKPAEVERLILTGSGGPFRTRDLSTFDSISIEDALAHPTWKMGPKITIDSATMMNKGLEIIEARFLFGVSASRIDVLIHPQSLVHSMVEFRDGSIVAQMAVNDMRFPILYALSYPDRPASPFGRLSLAGARLEFGEVDSRRYPAVALAREALEEGGAAPAILNAANEIAVEAFLAGKIPFLRIVPVVVETRSAMGSRAAPASVAEAREVDAEARRVARDRALRAAGTAA, encoded by the coding sequence GTGACGAGATCGATCGCGCTGCTCGGCGCCACCGGGTCGATCGGGCGGTCCACGCTCGACGTGGTGGCCGCATTTCCGGAGGACTTCCGGATCGTCGCGCTCGCCGCCGGCCGCCGTCTCGAGCCGCTCGCCGAGGCGGTCCGCCGGTTCCGGCCCGAGATCGTGTCGGTCGGGAGCGAGGAGGACATCGCGCCCTTCCGGGCCCTCGTCCCCGAATACCGCGGAGAGATCGCCGCCGGCGCGGCGGGGCTCGACGCCTGCGCGGCGTGGGGCGGCGCCGACACGGTCGTCGCGGGGCTCGTCGGTGCGGTCGGCCTCTCGTCGGCGCACGCGGCGCTCCGGGCGGGAAAGCGCCTCGCGCTCGCCAACAAGGAGACGATGGTCGTCGCCGGCGAGATGATGGCGCGCGCGGCGGCGGAATCGGGCGCGGAGATCGTGCCCGTCGACTCGGAGCACAGCGCGATCCACCAGGCGCTCCGCGCCGGAAAGCCGGCGGAGGTCGAACGGCTGATCCTGACCGGATCGGGCGGTCCGTTCCGGACCCGCGATCTCTCGACCTTCGACTCGATCTCGATCGAGGACGCGCTGGCGCATCCGACGTGGAAGATGGGGCCCAAGATCACGATCGACTCGGCCACGATGATGAACAAGGGGCTCGAGATCATCGAGGCCCGATTCCTCTTCGGCGTGTCCGCCTCGCGGATCGACGTCCTGATCCACCCGCAGTCGCTCGTCCATTCGATGGTCGAGTTCCGCGACGGGTCGATCGTCGCCCAGATGGCCGTCAACGACATGCGCTTTCCGATCCTGTACGCGCTTTCCTACCCGGACCGCCCGGCGTCCCCGTTCGGCCGGCTTTCGCTCGCGGGAGCGCGTCTGGAGTTCGGCGAGGTCGACTCGCGCCGCTACCCGGCGGTGGCGCTCGCGCGCGAAGCGCTCGAGGAGGGCGGCGCGGCGCCGGCGATCCTGAACGCCGCCAACGAGATCGCCGTCGAGGCGTTTCTCGCCGGGAAGATTCCGTTTCTCCGGATTGTTCCCGTCGTCGTGGAAACGCGCTCCGCCATGGGAAGCCGCGCCGCGCCGGCGTCGGTCGCGGAAGCGCGCGAGGTCGACGCGGAGGCGCGGCGCGTCGCGCGTGACCGCGCCCTCCGGGCCGCCGGGACGGCCGCATGA